CTCGACAAGGTCGTCGACGCCGCGCGCGACTTCGACCTGGTCGAGATCGAGGGCGACGCGGCCTTCCTGTCGCGCGACGCCCAGGGGTCGGACGGAGCCGCCACGCTCTCCGCCGTCACCCGCGCAGCCGTCGCCATGCACCGCGCCTTTCACGCGCAACGCCGGCTCATCGAGCTCAACATGTGTCCCTGCCGCAGCTGCACGCGGACCAGCGCGTTGAAGCTGAAGTTCGTCGCGCACGTCGGGGACGTCGCCACCCAGACGATCCGGCGCCGGAAGAAGCTGGTCGGCGTGGACGTGATCTACGTCCACCGGCTGCTCAAGAACCCCATCACGGTGCCGGAGTACCTCCTCGTCTCCGACGACCTCTTCCGCAACGGTGGCGCCGCGTCCGCAGACCTGGTGATCCGGGAGATCGCCCAGGACCTGGAGGGCATCGGACGGGTGCAGACGTTCTACGTCGACGTCGAGGACATGGCCGCACCGCTCGAGCCGCCGGCCGATCCCTCCTGGCGGCTGCGCATCGGCGCCACCTTCGACATGGTCGGCCGGGGCCTGCCGCACGTCCTCCCCCGCCGACGCCCCCGGGCCGTCGCTCCCGCGGGCTGAGGTCCCGGCGGTCCCGGACGGCGGCCGCTACTCGACGGGCCCGGACGTCGGCCGCACGCCGCGTCACCATCCGCACCGGGGAGCTCGCCCGGGCCGTCGCGGTGCGCGAGCCGGAGGCCACGAACACCGAGAGCTCACCGAGCAGCGACCCCGGACCGAGCGTCGCGATGACCCGGCCGGCCTTGACGACCTCGACACTGCCCTCCAGCACGGCGGCGACGCCGTCCGCCGGGTCGCCCTCCTCCGCACGGTCCTGCCCGACCGCATGGAGCGGTACTTCTCGACGGCGATGTTCGACGACGTGACGGCCGAGCTCTGGTGCTCGGGGAGGGGCAGGTCCAGCTCCCGCTCCGGCAGGACCTGGACGGAGCAGGCCCGGATCTCGTGGCCGACGAACCGCGTGACGTCGGTGGCACGCGCTCACCCGTGCGACGGTGCCGGCGCAGCCCCCCTCGCGCGATCCCGCTGTTAGCGTGCGCGCGTGCCCGGCTCCTACCGCGAGGCCTGGGCATCGGTGGCCCACAACCGCAACGTCCGGCTCGCTCAGCTGTCGTCGCTGTCGGCCTGGACCGGTGAGTTCCTGTTCCTCTCGGCGATGACCGTGTACGCGTTCGACGAGGACGGCGCGGCCGGCGTGGGCCTGGTCGGGTTCCTGCGGGTGCTGCCGGCGACGGTCGCGCTCCCCTGGCTGGGCGCGCTGGCCGACCGGGTCTCGCGCCGCCGGCTGCTCGTCGTCGCCTGCGCGCTCCGCGGGGCCACCGCGGCAGGGGCTGCGGTCCTCACCGGCCAGCCGGCCGTCGTGTACACGCTGCTGACCCTCTCGACGGTCTGTCACGCCGCGTACCGGCCGGTGCTCGCCGCCCTGTTCCCCACGCTGTGCACCACGCCGGGAGAACTGGCCGGCGTGAACGCGGTCCGGGCCATCCTCGACGGGGTGGCCGCGCTGGCCGGTCCGCTCGCCGCGGCCGCACTCCTCGCGGCGTACGACGCGGCCGCCGCGTTCGCCGCGGTGGCCGTGCTCGCCGGCGTCGCCGGCGTGCTCGCCGCCGGGCTGCGCTACGAGTCGCTCCGCCCTGCGGCAGCCGAGCGGCCTGCCGACCGGGCCGGTGTGCTCGCGGACGTGGTCGAGGGCCTGCGCGAGCTGCGTCGACGCCCTCGGGCGCTGGACGTGATCGTGTTGGGCGGCGGGCAGTGCCTGGTCCGCGGCGCGCTCACCGTGCTGGCGGTGGTGGTGGCCGTGCAGGTCACCGACCTGGGCCGCCCCGGGGTCGGGGTCCTCTGGGCGGCGTTCGGGGTCGGCGGACTCGCGGCGGCCATGGCGTCGATCGGCGCCGCCGGGAGCGCCCGGCTCGGCACGCTGTTCGGTGCCGGGATCGCGGGGTGGGGTGTGCCGATCGTCCTCATCGGCCTGCTGACGGGCAGTTCCGTGGCGGTCGCGGCGTTCGTGGTCATCGGCGCCGCCAACGCACTGGTCGACGTCACCGGCTTCACGCTGCTGCAGCGACTCGTCCCCGATCGGACGCTGGCGCGCGTGCTCGCCCTGACCGAGGCCGTGTTCTCGCTGGCCATGGCGCTCGGCTCCCTGACGATCCCGTTCGTCATCTCCGCGCTCGGCGACACCGGTGCGCTCGTCGCCACCGGGTGCGTCCTGCCGCTGGCGGTCGTGGTGCGCTGGGCAGGGCTCCGGGCGATCGATGCGGACATCGACGCTCGGAAGGACCGGATCGTGCTGCTGCGCCGGGTCGCCATGCTCCGCCTCCTGCCCGTCCCGGTCATCGAGAGCCTGGCGCTGCGCCTGCGCAGGACGCGTGTCCCGGCGCAGACCGACGTTTTCCGGAAGGGTGACCCCGGCGACGGGTTCTACGTCATCGAGTCCGGCCGCGTGGCCGTGATCGACGACGGGCGCGAGATCCGCCGGCTGGGCCCCGGCGACGCGTTCGGCGAGATCGCGCTGCTCCGCGCGGTTCCGCGAACGGCGACCGTCCGTGCCCTCGAGGACACCGAGCTCGCCACCCTCAGCGGTCCTGAGTTCGTGTCGGCGATCACCAGCTTCTCCGCCACCTCCTCGACCGCCGAGCAACTCGTCAGCGGCTACCTCTCGGAGGACCGGCAGCGGCACGCGGGTCCACCGCGAGCCGACTCCGACCGCGGACCAGGCCCTCGGTGAGGACACCCTGCAGCGCTGCGGCCGGAGGTTCGGCCCGGACCGCCCGGTCACCCTGTTGGCGGCGACCTCCCTGACCGTCGCCCTGACCCGGCTCGGCGAGGCGGAGGCGGCGGACGCCCTCGCACAGGACACGCTGGAGCGCTGTCGTCGAGCGCTCGGGCCCGACCACCCGATCACGCACCAGGTCGCGCGGGTGACCAGCGACGTCATGCCGGCCACCGGTGACCCTGCGGCCGTGGACCGCACGAGCCGTCCTCGGTGACCCTCGCTCTCCCGGTGCACGCCGAGGCGAGGACGGCCAGTGGACCGACGTCTGGACCCACGACAGCGTCGAGCAGGCCGGAGCGGCTGACGCGAAGGCCGCCGACATGCCGGAGTCCGGCCGAATGGCGGCCGTCAGCGAGGTCGTCGCCCGTCGATGTCACCGCGCCCACCTCTTGTGCCGCGCACCACTCCTCCGTACCGTGGACCCGGTAAATGAACGTTCTGTTCGCTTATCGAGCAGCAGCAGATCGGGGGATCCCCTCATGGCAGCCAAGCCCTTCGCCTCTTCTGCCGATCTCGGCGTGAAGGAACAGACCCTCGAGGTGCTCGCCGACGGCGTGTACGCGCTGACCGCCGAGGGCGACCCCAACCTCGGCGCCGTCGAGGGCGAGGACTTCCTCGTCTGCTTCGAGGCGCTGGCCACGCCGGTCGCCGCCCGCCGCTGGCTGGCCAAGCTGCGCGAGCACACCGACAAGCCGGTCCGCTACCTGGTGCTCAGCCACTACCACGCCGTCCGCGTGCTCGGCGCCAGCGCCTTCGACGCCGAGGTGATCGTCAGCTCCGAGCAGACCAGGCACCTCATCGCCGAGCGCGGCCAGCAGGACTGGGAGAGCGAGCACGGCCGCATGCCGCGGCTGTTCGAGGAGCCGGAGTCCATCCCCGGCCTCACCTGGCCGACGATGACCTTCCGCGACCGGCTGACCATCGAGCTGGGCGGGGACCGCGGCGAGCTGGTGCTGGAGTTCCTCGGCCGCGGCCACACCGAGGGCGACATCGTCGCCTGGCTGCCGAAGCACGAGATCCTCTTCGCCGGCGACCTGGTGGAGTCCCAGGCCGCGCTGTACACCGGCGACGCGTTCCACTTCGACTGGGCCGCCGGGACCCTCGACCGGGTCAAGGCGCTCGGTGCACAACAGCTGGTCGGCGGCCGCGGCAGGATCGCGCGCGGCCGCGAGGAGGTCGACGCCGCCGTCGAGCAGACCCGCGACTTCCTGCTCACCATGCAGCGGACCGTCGGCGACGTGCACCGCGCCGGCGGCACCCTCAAGCAGGCCTTCGAGGCCACCCACGCGGCCCTGGCCCCCCAGTACGGCGCGTGGCCGATCTTCGAGCACTGCCTGCCCTTCGACGTCTCCCGGCTGTGGGACGAGTTCTCCGGCACCGAGCGCCCCGTCATCTGGACCGCCGAGCGCGACCGCGCCGTGTGGGACCAGCTGCAGGGCTGAGGCGCGACGATGGCCACCACGCCGTCCACTCCCGGGGGCTCGACGACAGCGCCGGTCGTCGTCATCGGCTGCGGCCCGGTGGGACAGACCACGGCACTCCTGCTGGCCCGCTGGGGACTGCGCGTCGTCGTGCTCGACGGCCGTCCCGCGCGCGACCTCGTCGGCAGCAGGGCGATCTGCCAGCAGCGCGACGTCCTCGACGTCTGGGACTCCGTCGGTGTCGGCGCCGAGATCGCCCGCCGCGGTGTCACCTGGACCACCGCCCGCACGTTCCACCGCGACACCGAGGTGTTCAGCTTCGAGTTCGCCGACCGCGGGCGGTCGCCGTTCCCGCCGTTCGTCAACGTCTCGCAGTGCCTCACCGAGGAACTGCTCGACCAGGCGATCGCCGCCCAGCCACTCATCGACGTCCGCTGGGGCCACGCGGTCACCGGCATCGACCAGGACGCTGCCGGGGTGTCGGTCTCCTGCGTCGACGGGGCGACGGTCTCCGGCAGCTACGCGGTGGCCTGTGCCGGACCGCGCGCCGACGTCGTCCGCCGCGCGCTCGGGCTCACCTTCGACGGCCAGACCTTCGGCGACCAGTTCCTCATCTGCGACATCCGCACGGACATGCCCGGCTGGGAGACCGAGCGGCGGTTCTACTTCGACCCGCAGTGGAACCCCGGCCGCCAGGTGCTCATCCACCCGTGCCCGGACTCGACGTTCCGCATCGACTGGCAGGTGCCGCCGGACTTCGACCTCGCGGCGGAGGAGGCCTCCGGCGGGCTCGACCGGCGCATCCGGCAGGTGATCGGCGACCAGCACTACGAGATCGTGTGGAAGTCGGTCTACCGGTTCCACTCCCGGGTCGTCGACCGGATGCGGGTGGGCCGCGTGCTGATCGCCGGGGACGCCGCCCACCTGGTCTCCCCCTTCGGCGCCCGGGGCCTGAACTCCGGTGTGCTGGACGCCGAGAACGCCGCCTGGAAGATCGCCTTCGTCCTGCGCGGCTGGGCGCCGGAGTCGCTGCTCGACAGCTACCACGACGAGCGGCACGCCGCGGCGCTGGAGAACCTCGACGTCACCGGGGCGACCATGCGGTTCCTCGTGCCGGGCAGCGAGGACGAGGCGCGGCACCGCCGCGAGGTCCTGGAGCGGGCCGCCACCGATCCGCAGGCCCGCGCCCAGGTCGACTCCGGCCGGCTCGCCGAGCCGTTCTGGTACGTCGACTCCCCGCTGACCACCCCTGACCCGGCCCGTCCGTTCCCCGGCCGGCCGGCCCGCGGTGACGTCCCCGTCCCGGCACCGGGCGTCCTGGTGCCCGACTGCCCGGTGACCGTGCCCGGCCGGCCCGACGTCGTCCGGCTGCGCCAGCTCGCCCGCGAGGGCGTCACCGTCCTGCTCGGGGACGACGTCCCGGCGCCGGGGCTGCCGGGTCCCGGCGGCCTGCACGTCGCCGTGCACCGCATCCGCGACCTCGACGCAGGTCCCACGCTGCGCGAGGCGCTCGGCGCGCGCCCCGAGGAGACCTGGGTGCTCCGCCCGGACGCCCACGTCGCCGCCGTCCTCACCCGCACTGCCGACGTCGCCCCCGCGGTGGCCCGGCTGCTCGCCCTCGAAGGACTCCCGTGCCCCGCACCGCTCGCACGCTCGCAGCGGGCCCCTGCACGGGGGCCGATCCCGGTGTCCACGAACTGAAGGAGAGGATCCCGATGGCGTTCTACCGGCAGGTGGGCGAGGTCCCGCCCAAGCGGCACACCCAGTTCCGCCGTCCCGACGGGGGCCTCTACTCCGAGGAGCTCGTCGGCGAGGAGGGGTTCAGCTCGGACTCCTCGCTGCTCTACCACCGCGGCGTCCCCTCGGCGATCGTCGACGCCCGCCCGTGGGAGCTGCCCGACCAGAGCCTCACCCCCAACGCGCCGCTGGTGCCCCGGCACCTGAAGCTGCACGACCTGTTCCCCGGCGAGGAGCACAAGGGGGTCGACCCGGTCACCGGCCGGCGCCTGGTGCTCGGCAACGCCGACGTGCGCATCTCCTACGCCGTCTCCTCGCTGACCAGCCCCTACTACCGCAACGCC
This region of Geodermatophilus bullaregiensis genomic DNA includes:
- a CDS encoding MFS transporter; the protein is MPGSYREAWASVAHNRNVRLAQLSSLSAWTGEFLFLSAMTVYAFDEDGAAGVGLVGFLRVLPATVALPWLGALADRVSRRRLLVVACALRGATAAGAAVLTGQPAVVYTLLTLSTVCHAAYRPVLAALFPTLCTTPGELAGVNAVRAILDGVAALAGPLAAAALLAAYDAAAAFAAVAVLAGVAGVLAAGLRYESLRPAAAERPADRAGVLADVVEGLRELRRRPRALDVIVLGGGQCLVRGALTVLAVVVAVQVTDLGRPGVGVLWAAFGVGGLAAAMASIGAAGSARLGTLFGAGIAGWGVPIVLIGLLTGSSVAVAAFVVIGAANALVDVTGFTLLQRLVPDRTLARVLALTEAVFSLAMALGSLTIPFVISALGDTGALVATGCVLPLAVVVRWAGLRAIDADIDARKDRIVLLRRVAMLRLLPVPVIESLALRLRRTRVPAQTDVFRKGDPGDGFYVIESGRVAVIDDGREIRRLGPGDAFGEIALLRAVPRTATVRALEDTELATLSGPEFVSAITSFSATSSTAEQLVSGYLSEDRQRHAGPPRADSDRGPGPR
- a CDS encoding FAD-dependent monooxygenase, encoding MATTPSTPGGSTTAPVVVIGCGPVGQTTALLLARWGLRVVVLDGRPARDLVGSRAICQQRDVLDVWDSVGVGAEIARRGVTWTTARTFHRDTEVFSFEFADRGRSPFPPFVNVSQCLTEELLDQAIAAQPLIDVRWGHAVTGIDQDAAGVSVSCVDGATVSGSYAVACAGPRADVVRRALGLTFDGQTFGDQFLICDIRTDMPGWETERRFYFDPQWNPGRQVLIHPCPDSTFRIDWQVPPDFDLAAEEASGGLDRRIRQVIGDQHYEIVWKSVYRFHSRVVDRMRVGRVLIAGDAAHLVSPFGARGLNSGVLDAENAAWKIAFVLRGWAPESLLDSYHDERHAAALENLDVTGATMRFLVPGSEDEARHRREVLERAATDPQARAQVDSGRLAEPFWYVDSPLTTPDPARPFPGRPARGDVPVPAPGVLVPDCPVTVPGRPDVVRLRQLAREGVTVLLGDDVPAPGLPGPGGLHVAVHRIRDLDAGPTLREALGARPEETWVLRPDAHVAAVLTRTADVAPAVARLLALEGLPCPAPLARSQRAPARGPIPVSTN
- a CDS encoding DUF2652 domain-containing protein: MATRRALLLIADIGGYTEYMQFHRSMLGHAEAATRRLLDKVVDAARDFDLVEIEGDAAFLSRDAQGSDGAATLSAVTRAAVAMHRAFHAQRRLIELNMCPCRSCTRTSALKLKFVAHVGDVATQTIRRRKKLVGVDVIYVHRLLKNPITVPEYLLVSDDLFRNGGAASADLVIREIAQDLEGIGRVQTFYVDVEDMAAPLEPPADPSWRLRIGATFDMVGRGLPHVLPRRRPRAVAPAG
- a CDS encoding tetratricopeptide repeat protein, encoding MAATSLTVALTRLGEAEAADALAQDTLERCRRALGPDHPITHQVARVTSDVMPATGDPAAVDRTSRPR
- a CDS encoding MBL fold metallo-hydrolase, whose translation is MAAKPFASSADLGVKEQTLEVLADGVYALTAEGDPNLGAVEGEDFLVCFEALATPVAARRWLAKLREHTDKPVRYLVLSHYHAVRVLGASAFDAEVIVSSEQTRHLIAERGQQDWESEHGRMPRLFEEPESIPGLTWPTMTFRDRLTIELGGDRGELVLEFLGRGHTEGDIVAWLPKHEILFAGDLVESQAALYTGDAFHFDWAAGTLDRVKALGAQQLVGGRGRIARGREEVDAAVEQTRDFLLTMQRTVGDVHRAGGTLKQAFEATHAALAPQYGAWPIFEHCLPFDVSRLWDEFSGTERPVIWTAERDRAVWDQLQG